The following are from one region of the Petrotoga mobilis SJ95 genome:
- a CDS encoding alpha-amylase family glycosyl hydrolase yields MKKALFVVMILTFAVVSFSVSTTFLYSKEATSVYLVASFNNFQPIPMDKSFTGLWRYNVDLEPGKYLYKFIVDGKRTIDFSNEDIETYNGEIFNVRTVQESFVLPKVGDGSIKKVYFDNERRYINPVQKGEIYLSIEFEKNDVEDVELQANASSIQKSVIESSNTVIYRFHVFTEAEVLKYRFLIYDSEEIIYGFNGTEEFFEFDFNHPIISYFDIPEWSKGRIYYQIFPDRFRNGDTSNDPQGTYSWNGPHNRNSLSFGFYGGDLQGVIDSIDHLEYIGVEAIYFNPIFEAQTPHKYDTTNYLKIDDSFGDEEVFSNMLEALHESDIKVILDGVFNHTGTEFFAMKENFLKQEESDYLDWYYIKSFPIKKSTESYEGWHGYADLPQLNNENPEVKAYINQVIGKWMSFGIDGWRMDAVDQLPETYWSALYENIKNINQEALVVGEFWRDATSYFEDPSFDSVMNYIFRDAAIAYAKGGRAINFVNTTNAYIDKYPPQVLHGLWNLLGSHDTERILTALGEDTQRMKLAVVLQMTFIGSPLIYYGDEIGMTGTTDPFCRVPFYWDDSKWNMEILDLYSQLAELRKESDALRKGDYTVLYADESVLIYERRYQSENVIIALNSKDSQIEIEYDLNGSYRDILTGESFNTIEKMPGKSFLVLVSE; encoded by the coding sequence ATGAAGAAAGCATTATTCGTTGTCATGATACTTACTTTTGCTGTTGTTTCTTTTTCTGTTAGCACTACGTTTTTATACTCAAAAGAAGCAACTTCTGTTTATTTAGTTGCCAGTTTTAACAACTTTCAACCTATTCCTATGGACAAAAGCTTCACGGGACTGTGGCGTTATAACGTTGATTTAGAACCTGGCAAATACCTGTATAAATTCATCGTAGATGGAAAAAGAACGATAGATTTTTCAAACGAGGATATAGAAACCTATAACGGTGAAATCTTCAATGTACGCACCGTTCAGGAATCGTTTGTCTTGCCAAAAGTTGGAGACGGCTCAATTAAAAAGGTTTATTTCGATAACGAAAGAAGATATATAAATCCGGTTCAAAAGGGCGAAATATATCTTTCAATAGAATTCGAAAAAAATGATGTTGAAGACGTTGAACTACAAGCCAACGCATCCTCCATACAAAAATCTGTAATAGAATCAAGCAACACCGTCATTTATAGGTTCCACGTATTTACCGAAGCTGAAGTTTTAAAGTATAGATTTTTGATCTACGACAGCGAAGAAATAATATACGGTTTCAACGGAACAGAAGAGTTTTTTGAATTCGACTTTAATCATCCTATAATTTCATATTTTGATATACCAGAATGGTCTAAAGGAAGGATCTATTATCAAATATTTCCTGATAGATTCAGAAATGGTGATACTTCCAATGATCCACAAGGAACCTACAGTTGGAACGGTCCACATAATAGAAATTCTCTTTCTTTTGGTTTTTATGGTGGAGATCTGCAAGGGGTCATTGACTCAATTGATCATTTAGAATACATTGGTGTGGAAGCCATCTACTTCAACCCCATTTTTGAAGCTCAGACTCCCCATAAATACGATACAACAAATTATTTAAAAATTGATGATTCTTTTGGAGACGAAGAAGTCTTTTCTAATATGCTAGAAGCGTTACATGAGTCAGATATCAAAGTAATCTTAGATGGCGTATTTAATCATACAGGAACAGAATTCTTCGCGATGAAAGAAAACTTTCTCAAACAAGAAGAATCTGATTATTTGGACTGGTACTATATTAAATCATTCCCCATCAAAAAATCTACAGAAAGTTACGAAGGTTGGCATGGGTACGCTGATCTCCCGCAATTAAACAATGAAAATCCTGAGGTGAAGGCATACATAAATCAGGTAATTGGTAAATGGATGAGTTTTGGTATAGATGGTTGGAGAATGGATGCGGTTGATCAACTCCCTGAAACTTATTGGTCAGCTCTTTACGAAAACATTAAAAACATAAACCAAGAAGCCCTAGTTGTCGGAGAATTTTGGAGAGATGCCACTTCTTATTTTGAAGATCCAAGTTTCGACTCTGTAATGAATTACATCTTCAGAGATGCGGCTATCGCATATGCCAAAGGTGGAAGGGCTATTAACTTTGTTAATACCACTAACGCATATATAGACAAATATCCACCACAAGTGTTGCATGGGTTATGGAACCTTTTGGGTTCACACGATACTGAAAGAATTCTAACTGCTCTCGGTGAAGATACACAACGAATGAAATTAGCTGTCGTACTTCAAATGACGTTTATAGGGTCACCTCTAATATATTATGGTGATGAGATAGGCATGACGGGGACCACAGATCCATTTTGCAGAGTTCCATTTTACTGGGATGATAGTAAGTGGAATATGGAAATTTTAGACTTGTACTCTCAGTTGGCGGAATTAAGAAAAGAAAGTGATGCCTTGAGAAAAGGTGATTATACAGTACTGTATGCAGATGAAAGTGTTCTAATTTATGAAAGACGCTATCAATCAGAGAATGTCATAATTGCACTAAATTCTAAAGATTCACAAATTGAAATTGAGTACGATTTGAACGGAAGTTACAGAGATATCTTAACTGGAGAAAGCTTTAATACCATAGAAAAAATGCCAGGTAAAAGTTTTCTTGTACTTGTTAGCGAGTGA
- a CDS encoding OsmC family protein, which yields MTEFLLQNTHGSHFYMKTPSGHDIHVDADPENLGYDSAARPMEYLIAGLGGCTGIDVVTILDKMKVKYDALNLRILAERSEEHPKKYTKIHIIYEFKGKDLPMDRLQRAAQLSQEKYCGATATFRGSTEMTYEVKIIE from the coding sequence ATGACAGAATTTTTATTGCAAAACACACACGGTAGTCACTTTTACATGAAAACACCTTCTGGTCATGATATTCATGTAGACGCAGATCCAGAGAACCTTGGTTATGACTCGGCTGCAAGGCCCATGGAGTACTTAATCGCTGGTTTAGGCGGATGTACGGGAATAGATGTAGTAACGATTTTGGACAAAATGAAAGTAAAGTACGATGCCTTGAACTTGAGAATATTAGCAGAAAGAAGTGAGGAGCATCCCAAAAAATACACGAAGATTCATATAATTTACGAATTCAAGGGAAAAGATCTACCCATGGATAGATTACAAAGAGCTGCTCAACTTTCACAAGAGAAATATTGTGGAGCAACCGCCACATTTAGAGGTTCTACAGAGATGACCTACGAAGTGAAGATTATTGAGTAG
- a CDS encoding DUF5700 domain-containing putative Zn-dependent protease translates to MNISINHNIDGIKDFIEVFITYPHINETDIERLLSTKSYEKLISLFGKNIGLAKKTQWEEIFYDAYKLSLEDKQYAGSDIIKKNIIEPVIWAIKNINKLYSYTEKIERIVEKKEFIRKALKYLPPINCDIEIKFNYYIFMNNAAVEGNQVLIDIGFANQLSEVQLNDLLAHEMHHYLKDYINIYKQPQNGYNDVTLSLFTLENEGIADMCNFESLKYIYEKFGWMEKGLLMDILINSNKYINQLNNILKIKLVENNNHVNIYEFLMQNQIVHPLGYKMARTIEEYLGLDELRDCVGNPLKFISKFNTAFEMENSKKAFDDEVIEKLCFIYNNR, encoded by the coding sequence ATGAATATATCTATTAATCACAATATCGATGGTATAAAGGACTTTATAGAGGTTTTCATAACTTATCCACATATTAATGAAACTGATATAGAGCGGCTTTTGAGCACTAAATCATATGAAAAACTTATAAGCTTATTTGGCAAAAATATAGGCTTAGCTAAGAAAACACAATGGGAAGAAATATTTTATGATGCTTACAAGCTTAGTCTGGAAGATAAACAATATGCAGGCTCTGATATTATCAAAAAAAATATAATAGAACCTGTAATATGGGCCATTAAGAATATAAATAAATTATACAGTTATACGGAAAAAATCGAGAGAATTGTTGAGAAGAAAGAATTCATTAGAAAGGCTCTAAAGTATTTACCCCCAATAAATTGTGACATCGAAATTAAGTTCAACTACTATATATTTATGAATAACGCTGCCGTTGAAGGGAATCAAGTTCTGATAGACATTGGATTTGCAAACCAGTTATCTGAAGTTCAACTAAACGATTTACTCGCTCATGAGATGCACCATTACTTAAAAGATTATATCAACATTTATAAGCAACCTCAAAATGGGTATAATGATGTTACACTCTCCCTTTTTACATTAGAAAATGAAGGTATTGCAGATATGTGTAACTTCGAAAGTCTAAAATATATTTATGAAAAGTTTGGATGGATGGAAAAGGGATTACTTATGGATATTTTGATAAATTCAAATAAGTATATCAATCAACTAAACAACATTTTAAAAATAAAGTTAGTGGAGAATAATAACCACGTTAATATTTATGAATTCCTTATGCAAAACCAAATTGTTCATCCACTAGGTTATAAGATGGCTCGTACAATCGAAGAGTATTTGGGGTTAGATGAATTAAGAGATTGTGTGGGGAATCCATTGAAGTTTATTTCAAAATTTAACACAGCCTTTGAGATGGAAAATAGTAAAAAAGCTTTTGATGACGAAGTTATAGAAAAATTATGTTTTATCTACAATAATCGATAG
- a CDS encoding Mrp/NBP35 family ATP-binding protein, whose product MADLKERKDKASKKLENIDNVIMVMSGKGGVGKTTVAVNLAVALALEGRKVGLLDIDLHGPDVVRMLGGREAKVSAVGGEILPPEVHGIKVISISQFLDSDNEAIIWRGPLKTGAIMQFIGDVAWGKLDYLIIDAPPGTGDEPLTVFQNVEKIKGSLIVTSPSVVSQDDVERAINFVKKMDKQIIGIVENMSYFICPNCKTKHYIFGENGGKSLAEKYNLELLAQIPLDSTVRENMDAGKPVAYFGTPEVTNVYVNLAKRVIEKVETIS is encoded by the coding sequence ATGGCTGACCTAAAGGAAAGGAAAGATAAGGCTTCTAAAAAACTCGAAAATATTGATAACGTTATTATGGTTATGAGCGGTAAAGGAGGAGTTGGAAAAACCACTGTTGCGGTGAATTTAGCGGTTGCTCTGGCTCTAGAGGGTCGAAAAGTAGGGCTTTTGGATATTGATTTACATGGTCCTGATGTAGTAAGAATGTTGGGGGGGAGAGAAGCCAAAGTTTCTGCTGTTGGAGGAGAAATACTACCCCCTGAAGTACACGGAATAAAAGTTATTTCTATTTCCCAATTTTTAGATAGCGACAATGAGGCTATTATCTGGAGAGGTCCTTTAAAAACAGGTGCTATAATGCAATTTATTGGTGATGTTGCTTGGGGTAAATTAGACTATCTAATTATCGATGCACCTCCAGGTACGGGAGATGAACCTTTAACAGTTTTCCAAAACGTGGAAAAGATAAAGGGTTCTTTGATCGTTACTTCACCTTCTGTCGTTTCCCAAGACGACGTAGAAAGGGCTATTAATTTTGTGAAAAAAATGGATAAGCAAATTATCGGTATAGTTGAAAATATGTCTTATTTTATCTGCCCAAATTGTAAAACTAAACATTACATTTTTGGTGAAAACGGCGGAAAATCTTTAGCAGAAAAATACAATTTAGAATTACTTGCACAAATTCCTTTGGATTCAACTGTCAGGGAAAACATGGATGCAGGTAAACCCGTTGCTTATTTCGGAACTCCAGAAGTAACAAATGTCTACGTTAACTTGGCAAAAAGGGTAATAGAAAAAGTAGAAACAATTAGTTAA
- the priA gene encoding replication restart helicase PriA produces the protein MYYYEVIPIGQMVFNGFTYKSDKKLEIGQRVIIDLRGKFLPGLVYKESETTEFDKIKEIAFPLDNKSFLNEKHIKLMEKVSSKFMAPIGEVARLFFPPLSSDIYKLRITPKSSFSPIQKPIFYKQFLKSFDNASKANKQLREYLDSNLIEIELYRKEITKKIDKFVSLKMDLKEMWKFNVSKSAREVINYLSINGETLESDLYSQGILKKGSTVLNTLWKKGIIELSEGFPIYEENTEISLNDEQRQAVEAIKANSDKPHLLYGVTGSGKTEVFFEVARPILENGGKVLLLVPEISLTSELMIRLKKRFANYNAAFYHSGLTSSERVQTWYKAVNGELDLVIGTRSAIFIPMKDLKMIIIDEEHDQSYYQIENVSYDAIDTACFRKDLEDIQLILSSATPRVIDLYKAKANFFYLEKIHTRYFTEMPEVQIVDMKKDEKYNWIFSKKVVENIEISLKKNKKVIVFTPTRGYANYVICSDCGYIFKCDECDVSLTFHKNERKLRCHYCGKESELPNFCPKCGGFKLQTRGFGTERVMAELAKLFPSQPLVRVDRTVIKTFKDLRNTFNFMKEPGKKIVVGTKMITKGLDIQDLDLVVILDADRYFNFPDYNAQESTASLLMQVAGRSGRKEKGKVIIQSFQPENHIYKSLIDHNFDLIAENDLEQRKIYGYPPFVTLFMILVNNPSADKAKAKANEIVEELSKIENQVDIEILGPVVPIISKLRGNYRYQIIIKSKQKNHDFLYSTLKKHFRDIKIYVNPPTTLV, from the coding sequence ATGTATTATTATGAAGTAATCCCCATAGGACAAATGGTTTTTAATGGGTTTACCTATAAAAGCGATAAAAAATTAGAGATAGGTCAAAGAGTTATCATTGATTTAAGAGGTAAGTTCCTTCCTGGTTTAGTTTACAAAGAGTCTGAAACTACAGAATTCGACAAAATAAAAGAAATCGCATTTCCATTGGATAATAAGAGTTTTTTAAATGAAAAGCACATCAAACTTATGGAAAAGGTAAGCTCAAAATTTATGGCTCCTATTGGGGAGGTTGCAAGATTGTTTTTTCCTCCTCTTTCTTCGGATATTTATAAACTGAGAATTACACCAAAAAGTTCTTTTTCTCCTATTCAAAAGCCTATTTTTTACAAGCAATTTTTAAAATCTTTTGATAATGCTTCAAAAGCCAACAAGCAGTTAAGAGAATATTTAGATTCAAATTTAATTGAGATAGAACTATACAGAAAAGAAATTACAAAGAAAATAGATAAGTTTGTTAGCCTAAAAATGGACTTAAAAGAGATGTGGAAGTTCAATGTGTCAAAATCTGCCAGAGAGGTAATAAATTATCTATCCATAAACGGTGAAACCTTAGAAAGCGATCTGTACTCACAAGGTATTTTGAAAAAAGGTTCCACCGTTTTGAACACTTTATGGAAAAAAGGTATAATTGAATTATCTGAAGGTTTCCCAATTTACGAAGAAAATACAGAAATTTCTTTAAATGATGAACAGAGGCAAGCAGTTGAAGCAATAAAAGCAAATTCTGATAAACCACATTTATTGTATGGGGTTACGGGGAGCGGTAAAACAGAAGTATTTTTTGAAGTTGCAAGGCCTATCTTGGAAAATGGCGGGAAAGTCCTTCTTTTAGTGCCAGAAATCTCTTTAACCTCGGAGCTAATGATCAGGTTAAAAAAACGATTTGCTAACTACAATGCAGCGTTTTACCATTCCGGACTTACAAGTAGCGAAAGAGTACAAACTTGGTACAAAGCCGTGAATGGTGAATTGGACTTAGTCATAGGAACAAGAAGCGCCATTTTCATACCCATGAAAGATTTAAAAATGATTATAATCGATGAAGAACATGATCAATCTTACTATCAGATAGAAAACGTTAGTTACGATGCGATAGATACGGCTTGTTTTAGAAAAGATTTAGAAGACATTCAACTGATACTTTCATCAGCAACACCACGGGTGATTGATCTGTACAAGGCAAAAGCGAACTTTTTTTATCTTGAAAAAATACATACAAGGTACTTTACCGAAATGCCTGAAGTCCAAATAGTTGATATGAAAAAAGATGAAAAATATAACTGGATATTCAGCAAAAAGGTAGTAGAAAATATAGAAATTTCTTTGAAAAAAAACAAAAAAGTAATTGTTTTCACGCCAACAAGAGGATATGCCAATTATGTAATTTGCAGCGACTGCGGATATATATTCAAATGTGATGAGTGTGATGTTTCATTAACCTTTCATAAAAATGAAAGAAAATTAAGATGCCATTACTGTGGAAAGGAAAGTGAATTACCAAATTTTTGTCCAAAGTGTGGAGGCTTTAAACTTCAAACAAGAGGTTTCGGTACGGAACGGGTTATGGCTGAATTGGCTAAATTGTTCCCTTCACAACCTCTAGTAAGGGTTGATAGGACGGTTATAAAAACATTCAAAGATTTACGAAACACTTTTAATTTCATGAAAGAACCAGGGAAAAAGATCGTTGTTGGAACTAAGATGATCACTAAAGGTTTGGATATTCAAGATTTAGATTTAGTAGTCATTCTTGACGCTGACAGATATTTCAACTTTCCTGACTACAACGCTCAAGAAAGCACAGCCTCTTTGCTGATGCAGGTTGCAGGAAGATCTGGCAGGAAAGAGAAAGGCAAAGTTATCATTCAGAGTTTTCAACCAGAGAATCATATTTATAAATCTTTAATTGATCATAATTTTGACCTAATTGCAGAGAATGATCTTGAACAAAGGAAAATATACGGATATCCTCCGTTCGTCACATTATTTATGATTTTAGTGAACAACCCTTCCGCTGACAAAGCAAAGGCTAAAGCAAATGAAATCGTCGAAGAGTTGAGTAAAATTGAAAATCAAGTTGATATTGAAATATTGGGACCCGTTGTGCCAATCATTTCCAAATTAAGAGGGAATTACAGGTATCAAATCATTATAAAAAGTAAACAGAAAAATCATGACTTTTTATACTCAACGCTTAAAAAACATTTTAGAGACATCAAAATTTATGTTAATCCCCCCACTACGTTAGTATAA
- the hpf gene encoding ribosome hibernation-promoting factor, HPF/YfiA family produces MEYKVYTKEVELTEALENYIEKRMSKPDHLLKKHPDIVSPSDVRITKERGIYKVEITTHINPLSKIIKVEERSNDLYEAIDEVTDSLERKIRKLKNRLQEQSRTDKKARMEIEQNLQNPDIKNLDLAEENESEIEEKPDAPKIVRTKNFDLTLMSVEEAMLQMQLLGHSFFVFRNPDNDAISVLYERKDGDLGLIEFNE; encoded by the coding sequence ATGGAGTATAAAGTTTATACAAAGGAAGTAGAACTTACCGAAGCTTTAGAGAATTATATCGAAAAAAGAATGAGTAAACCAGACCATTTGCTCAAAAAACATCCTGATATTGTCTCTCCTTCTGATGTCAGAATAACAAAAGAGAGGGGCATATACAAAGTTGAAATAACTACCCACATTAATCCTTTAAGTAAAATCATAAAAGTAGAAGAAAGAAGTAACGATCTTTATGAAGCTATTGATGAGGTAACAGACTCTTTGGAAAGAAAAATCAGAAAACTAAAGAATCGTTTACAAGAACAAAGTAGAACAGATAAAAAGGCACGTATGGAAATAGAACAAAATCTTCAAAATCCTGACATTAAAAATCTTGATTTAGCTGAAGAAAATGAATCAGAAATTGAAGAAAAACCTGATGCTCCAAAGATTGTGAGAACAAAAAATTTTGATCTAACTCTTATGAGCGTTGAAGAAGCAATGTTACAAATGCAACTTTTAGGCCATTCATTTTTCGTTTTCAGAAATCCAGACAATGATGCCATAAGCGTTCTTTATGAAAGAAAAGATGGAGACTTAGGCCTCATAGAATTCAATGAATAA
- a CDS encoding alpha-amylase family glycosyl hydrolase — MKRYLGLVTLFLFLASFVFSGTPSPNWEDQIIYFVMIDRFANGDTSNDVLTDSGIESGIVNSKYNGGDIQGLIDQLDYIKELGATAIWVTPPVANQWWDGSVNYGGYHGYWARDFKKVEEHFGDVELYKKFVEEAHKRGMYVIQDIVANHTGNFLIYKNGRYFLNNQSVPTNKPDQYPFNMNDYNDPEQRKLNVYHWPSEIKNPNQYNTEFSQLDDLNTENPLVIEALKDSYTFWIEEADIDGFRIDTAIYVPNEFWEEFLNGENGIYEIAQKVEKNDFLTYGEAWITPQPFTNVAEKSLNEYMEIGFNSMLDFPLQTDIKRVFKEGKPTSYLEYRLNQRETMYKDPSRMITFIDNHDMDRFLKGSDINSLKQALTFIFTIPGIPTIYYGTEQNFVETRAAMFEQGFASGGVDHFDTTTPTFQYIKELTELRKNIPTFRYGKVEVLFADELGPGPFIYKVKDESKSYIILMNTSSNKKHATDVDLGIDEGTILKPILVNNMINKEIVYSSPLNILLNAKAIGIFEVTNEINPVKEEDVSVEITNLEEGQTFSENFVLKGTASNAKSIQVIVDREEKEYAKINLTQKQNEPWEIPINISDFTPGQHNIFVKAYGRTPLIVDYSESYNINFEIPMVTLKIVEDSLGDDKGPNGTYSYPKDPTFNKQMDIKEVELIQIGTMLRMVVTMENVTDIWNPANGFDHVTFQIYFDDPDKKGAVELPFQNATMPNSLDWDYEVYATGWGISLFSSENSSANKYGDPITPAPTTQVNKQENKITFMIPLSTLDTSDLSGWTIYITTYDYDGIEGVLRPLSPNGGPWSFGGGNPTDPKIMDDVLIKIE, encoded by the coding sequence ATGAAAAGATACTTAGGTTTAGTAACATTGTTTCTTTTTTTAGCTTCCTTTGTTTTTTCTGGAACACCTTCTCCAAATTGGGAAGATCAGATCATCTATTTTGTTATGATAGACAGGTTTGCAAATGGAGATACTTCCAACGATGTACTAACAGATTCAGGAATAGAAAGTGGAATAGTAAACTCAAAGTACAATGGTGGAGACATCCAGGGTTTGATCGACCAGTTAGATTATATAAAAGAATTAGGGGCAACTGCAATCTGGGTTACACCGCCTGTCGCTAACCAATGGTGGGATGGAAGTGTGAATTATGGAGGTTATCACGGTTACTGGGCAAGAGATTTTAAAAAGGTAGAAGAACATTTTGGAGATGTAGAACTTTACAAAAAATTTGTAGAAGAAGCTCACAAAAGAGGTATGTATGTAATTCAAGATATCGTAGCGAATCATACGGGTAATTTTTTGATTTACAAAAACGGACGATATTTTTTAAACAATCAAAGTGTTCCAACAAACAAACCCGACCAGTATCCTTTCAATATGAATGATTATAACGATCCAGAACAAAGAAAATTGAATGTTTATCATTGGCCCTCTGAAATTAAAAATCCAAACCAATATAATACCGAATTTTCTCAGTTAGATGATTTGAACACTGAGAATCCTTTAGTGATTGAAGCTTTGAAAGATTCTTACACTTTTTGGATAGAAGAAGCGGATATAGATGGTTTTAGGATAGATACCGCTATATATGTTCCAAATGAATTTTGGGAAGAATTTTTAAATGGAGAAAATGGAATATATGAAATAGCGCAAAAAGTTGAAAAAAATGATTTCTTAACTTATGGTGAGGCATGGATAACACCTCAACCGTTCACGAACGTAGCGGAGAAATCTTTAAATGAATATATGGAAATTGGATTTAATTCAATGTTAGATTTTCCTCTTCAAACGGATATCAAGCGTGTGTTTAAAGAAGGAAAACCAACATCTTACTTGGAGTATCGATTAAATCAAAGAGAAACTATGTACAAAGATCCTTCAAGAATGATAACCTTTATTGATAATCACGATATGGATAGATTCCTAAAAGGTTCTGATATAAACAGTCTCAAGCAGGCCTTAACTTTTATATTCACTATTCCAGGAATACCAACTATATATTACGGTACCGAACAAAACTTTGTTGAAACACGGGCAGCAATGTTTGAACAGGGATTTGCTTCTGGAGGAGTTGACCACTTTGATACAACAACACCTACCTTTCAGTACATCAAAGAATTAACTGAATTAAGGAAAAATATACCAACCTTCAGATATGGAAAAGTAGAAGTTCTCTTCGCAGATGAATTAGGTCCAGGACCTTTCATTTATAAAGTAAAAGATGAATCAAAATCTTATATTATTTTGATGAATACATCTTCCAATAAAAAACATGCTACAGATGTTGATTTAGGGATTGATGAAGGTACCATTCTTAAACCCATTTTAGTAAACAATATGATTAACAAAGAAATCGTATACTCTTCGCCTTTGAATATCTTGTTAAACGCTAAGGCAATCGGTATATTCGAGGTAACGAATGAAATTAACCCTGTCAAGGAAGAAGACGTATCTGTAGAAATTACAAATTTAGAAGAAGGTCAAACCTTCTCTGAAAACTTCGTATTAAAAGGAACAGCATCAAACGCAAAATCTATTCAGGTAATCGTTGATCGTGAGGAAAAGGAATATGCTAAAATCAATCTCACACAAAAACAAAATGAACCTTGGGAAATCCCAATAAACATCTCGGATTTCACACCTGGGCAACACAACATATTCGTTAAAGCCTACGGAAGAACTCCATTAATAGTTGATTATTCAGAAAGTTATAATATTAATTTCGAAATTCCAATGGTGACTCTTAAAATAGTTGAAGACTCTCTGGGAGACGATAAAGGACCTAATGGAACTTATTCTTACCCAAAAGACCCAACTTTCAACAAACAGATGGATATCAAAGAGGTTGAATTGATACAAATTGGAACAATGCTTAGGATGGTTGTAACTATGGAGAATGTGACTGATATCTGGAACCCTGCCAACGGATTCGATCATGTGACATTCCAAATATACTTCGACGACCCTGACAAAAAAGGAGCAGTAGAATTACCATTTCAAAATGCAACTATGCCTAATAGCTTAGATTGGGATTACGAAGTTTACGCAACTGGCTGGGGTATTAGCCTTTTCAGTTCAGAGAACTCATCAGCTAATAAATATGGTGATCCAATAACTCCTGCCCCTACTACGCAGGTTAATAAACAAGAAAATAAAATAACCTTTATGATTCCACTTTCAACACTTGACACAAGCGACCTTTCAGGATGGACAATTTATATAACAACATACGATTACGATGGAATCGAAGGGGTCTTGAGACCCTTATCGCCAAATGGAGGACCTTGGTCGTTTGGGGGAGGTAACCCAACCGATCCGAAGATAATGGACGATGTTTTGATAAAGATTGAATGA